A region of Capsicum annuum cultivar UCD-10X-F1 unplaced genomic scaffold, UCD10Xv1.1 ctg82773, whole genome shotgun sequence DNA encodes the following proteins:
- the LOC124895519 gene encoding uncharacterized protein LOC124895519, producing the protein MAAVARPRFDENGIELFSGKIGIFSFVVKEPAKRNSKNRATGTMETKPIQSVTKDMTRACLIEKVLPAIRAKWPASDSNNPIFLQQDNASPHIGNNDLEFIEAAQQDGFDIRLCFQTSNSPDLNVLDLGFFRAIQSLQYQKAPKNVDELVEAVERSFDEMKAKQLNHVFLTVQSCMIEVMKDSGGNNYKVPHLNKNGLEREENLPLQLHCDIDIVNKDLALLQQ; encoded by the coding sequence ATGGCTGCTGTAGCACGTCCTCGATTTGATGAAAATGGAATTGAGTTGTTTTCTGGAAAAATAGGTATTTTTTCGTTTGTAGTTAAGGAACCAGCTAAGCGGAATAGCAAAAATCGAGCAACAGGAACTATGGAAACAAAGCCCATTCAGTCAGTAACTAAAGATATGACCAGAGCTTGCTTGATAGAGAAAGTTCTTCCTGCTATTAGAGCAAAATGGCCAGCTTCCGATTCAAATAATCCTATCTTTTTACAACAAGATAATGCAAGTCCACATATTGGTAACAATGATTTGGAATTTATTGAAGCAGCCCAACAAGATGGATTTGACATTAGATTGTGTTTTCAAACATCGAACAGTCCAGATTTAAATGTTTTAGATCTTGGTTTTTTTAGAgcaatccaaagtcttcaatatCAAAAGGCCCCTAAAAATGTTGATGAATTAGTGGAAGCAGTGGAAAGATCTTTTGATGAAATGAAAGCGAAGCAACTCAATCATGTATTTCTTACTGTACAATCTTGTATGATTGAGGTGATGAAAGATAGTGGCGGCAATAATTACAAAGTGCCTCATTTGAACAAAAATGGActagaaagagaagaaaacctTCCTCTCCAACttcattgtgatattgatatcgTCAATAAAGATTTGGCTCTTCTTCAACAATGA